The following proteins come from a genomic window of Maniola jurtina chromosome 15, ilManJurt1.1, whole genome shotgun sequence:
- the LOC123872730 gene encoding myosin heavy chain, muscle isoform X21 translates to MPKAAVQEGEDPDPTPYLFVSLEQKRIDQSKPYDGKKACWVPDEKEGFVQGEIKATKGDLVTVTLPGGETKDFKKDLVGQVNPPKYEKCEDMSNLTYLNDASVLYNLKQRYYHKLIYTYSGLFCVAINPYKRFPVYTFRCAKLYRGKRRSEVPPHIFAISDGAYVNMLTNHENQSMLITGESGAGKTENTKKVIAYFATVGASSKKEQTTSDKKGSLEDQVVQTNPVLEAFGNAKTVRNDNSSRFGKFIRIHFGPSGKLAGADIETYLLEKARVISQQALERSYHIFYQMMSGSVKGLKEICLLSNNVNDYNIVAQGKTVIPGVDDGEEMRLTDEAFDILGFTQEEKDNVYKITAAVMHMGCMKFKQRGREEQAEADGTEDGEKVAKLLGVDVQDLYKNLLKPRIKVGNEFVTQGRNKDQVTNSVGALCKGMFDRLFKWLVKKCNETLDTKQKRQHFIGVLDIAGFEIFDYNGFEQLCINFTNEKLQQFFNHHMFVLEQEEYKQEGINWTFIDFGMDLLACIDLIEKPMGILSILEEESMFPKATDQTFVEKLNNNHLGKSAPYLKPKPPKPGCQAAHFAIGHYAGNVGYNITGWLEKNKDPLNDTVVDQFKKGQNKLLVEIFADHPGQSGQPDAGGGGKGGRGKKGGGFATVSSAYKEQLNNLMTTLRSTQPHFVRCIIPNELKQAGLIDSHLVMHQLTCNGVLEGIRICRKGFPNRMVYPDFKLRYMILAPAIMQAEKDPKEAARKCLEAVELDPESYRIGHTKVFFRAGVLGQMEELRDDRLSKIISWLQAYIRGYLSRKDFKKLQEQRLALQVVQRNLRKYLQLRTWPWWKLWQRVKPLLNVSRIEDEIAKLEEKAQKAQEAFEKEEKLRKEVEALNAKLLEEKANLLASLEGEKGSLSEIQDRANKLQAQKADVESQLRDTQDRLTQEEDARNQLFQAKKKLEQEVSGLKKDVEDLELSVQKSEQDKATKDHQIRNLNDEIAHQDELINKLNKEKKMQGESNQKTAEELQAAEDKVNHLNKVKQKLEQTLDELEDSLEREKKLRGDVEKQRRKVEGDLKLTQEAVADLERNKKELEQTVQRKDKEISSLTAKLEDEQSLVSKTQKQIKELQARIEELEEEVESERQARAKAEKQRADLARELEELGERLEEAGGATSAQIELNKKREAELSKLRRDLEEANIQHESTLANLRKKHNDAVAEMGEQLDQLNKLKSKAEKERAQYFSEVNDLRAGIDHLSNEKAASEKIIKQLQHQLNEVQNKADEANRTLNDLDAAKKKLSIENSDLLRQLEEAESQVSQLSKIKVSLTTQLEDTKRLADEEARERATLLGKFRNLEHDLDNIREQVEEEAEGKADLQRQLSKANAEAQLWRSKYESEGVARSEELEEAKRKLQARLAEAEETIESLNQKVVALEKTKQRLATEVEDLQLEVDRATAIANAAEKKQKAFDKIIGEWKLKVDDLAAELDASQKECRNYSTELFRLKGAYEEGQEQLEAVRRENKNLADEVKDLLDQIGEGGRNIHEIEKARKRLEAEKDELQAALEEAEAALEQEENKVLRAQLELSQVRQEIDRRIQEKEEEFENTRKNHQRALDSMQASLEAEAKGKAEALRMKKKLEADINELEIALDHANKANAEAQKNIKRYQGQIKDLQTALEEEQRARDDAREQLGISERRANALQNELEESRTLLEQADRARRQAEQELGDAHEQLNDLSAQNGSLSAAKRKLESELQTLHSDLDELLNEAKNSEEKAKKAMVDAARLADELRAEQEHAQTQEKLRKALEQQIKELQVRLDEAEANALKGGKKAIQKLEQRVRELENELDGEQRRHADAQKNLRKAERRIKELTFQGEEDRKNHERMQDLVDKLQQKIKTYKRQIEEAEEIAALNLAKFRKAQQELEEAEERADLAEQAISKFRGKGRAGSAARGVSPAPRSRPAFDGFGTFPPRFDLGPENDF, encoded by the exons CAACCACGAGAATCAATCTATGTTGattac CGGTGAGTCTGGTGCTGGTAAGACTGAGAACACGAAAAAGGTAATCGCGTACTTCGCCACCGTCGGTGCCTCCTCGAAGAAGGAGCAGACCACCAGCGACAAGAAGGGATCTCTGGAAGACCAGGTCGTACAAACTAACCCTGTGCTTGAAGCCTTCGGTAACGCCAAGACTGTCCGTAACGACAACTCCTCCCGTTTC GGTAAATTCATCCGTATTCACTTCGGACCCTCTGGAAAACTGGCTGGTGCCGATATTGAGAcct ATCTGCTAGAGAAGGCCCGTGTCATCTCCCAACAGGCGCTCGAGCGTTCTTACCACATCTTCTACCAGATGATGTCTGGCTCCGTCAAAGGACTTAAAG AAATCTGCCTTCTGTCCAACAACGTCAACGATTATAACATCGTGGCGCAAGGCAAGACCGTCATCCCGGGCGTTGACGACGGCGAGGAAATGAGACTTACCGAC GAAGCCTTCGACATCCTGGGCTTCACCCAGGAAGAGAAGGACAACGTATACAAGATCACCGCCGCTGTCATGCACATGGGCTGCATGAAGTTCAAGCAGAGGGGTCGCGAGGAACAGGCTGAGGCCGACGGCACTGAG GACGGCGAGAAAGTCGCCAAGCTCCTCGGTGTGGACGTCCAGGACTTGTACAAGAACCTGTTGAAGCCCCGCATCAAGGTCGGAAACGAGTTCGTGACCCAGGGTCGTAACAAGGACCAGGTCACCAACTCCGTGGGTGCTCTTTGCAAGGGCATGTTCGATCGTCTCTTCAAGTGGCTCGTCAAGAAGTGTAACGAGACCCTAGACACCAAGCAGAAGAGGCAGCACTTCATCGGTGTACTGGATATTGCTGGTTTCGAAATCTTCGAC TACAACGGTTTCGAGCAACTCTGCATTAACTTCACGAATGAGAAGCTGCAACAATTCTTTAACCACCACATGTTCGTCCTCGAACAAGAGGAGTACAAGCAGGAGGGCATCAACTGGACCTTCATCGATTTCGGGATGGACTTGCTCGCTTGTATCGATCTGATCGAAAAG CCTATGGGTATCCTCTCAATTCTTGAGGAAGAGTCTATGTTCCCGAAAGCCACTGATCAGACGTTCGTGGAGAAGTTGAACAACAACCACTTGGGCAAGTCTGCTCCTTACTTGAAGCCCAAGCCCCCCAAGCCTGGTTGCCAAGCCGCTCACTTCGCTATTGGTCATTACGCCGGTAAT GTCGGTTACAACATCACTGGCTGGCTTGAGAAGAACAAGGACCCTCTTAACGACACCGTAGTCGACCAGTTCAAGAAGGGCCAGAACAAACTGTTGGTAGAGATCTTCGCTGACCATCCTGGACAGTCCGGCCAGCCTGATGCCGGTGGCGGCGGCAAGG GAGGTCGCGGTAAGAAGGGCGGTGGTTTTGCTACTGTCTCTTCCGCATACAAG GAACAACTGAACAACTTGATGACAACGCTGAGGTCGACACAGCCTCACTTCGTGCGTTGTATCATTCCCAATGAATTGAAGCAGGCCG GTCTCATCGACTCTCACCTTGTGATGCACCAGCTCACCTGTAACGGTGTGCTGGAAGGCATCCGTATTTGCCGTAAAGGTTTCCCCAACAGGATGGTCTACCCTGACTTCAAGCTCCG CTACATGATTCTTGCGCCAGCTATCATGCAAGCTGAAAAAGATCCAAAAGAAGCAGCAAGGAAGTGTCTCGAAGCGGTCGAGCTCGACCCTGAAAGTTATCGTATAGGTCACACCAAG GTATTCTTCCGCGCCGGTGTCCTGGGTCAGATGGAAGAGTTGCGTGATGACAGGCTCTCCAAGATCATATCTTGGCTCCAGGCCTACATCCGTGGTTACCTCTCCAGGAAGGACTTCAAGAAACTGCAAGAACAGAG ATTGGCCCTCCAAGTCGTCCAGCGCAACTTGCGCAAGTACCTCCAGCTGCGCACCTGGCCCTGGTGGAAGCTGTGGCAGAGGGTCAAGCCCCTGCTCAACGTCTCCCGCATCGAGGACGAGATCGCG AAACTGGAAGAGAAGGCACAGAAGGCCCAGGAAGCCTTCGAGAAGGAAGAGAAGCTTCGCAAGGAAGTCGAGGCCCTCAACGCCAAACTCCTCGAAGAGAAGGCAAACCTTCTGGCTTCTCTCGAAGGCGAGAAGGGCTCGCTCTCTGAAATCCAGGACCGCGCCAACAAGCTCCAGGCGCAGAAGGCTGACGTCGAGAGCCAACTTCGG GACACACAAGACCGCCTAACTCAAGAGGAGGATGCCCGTAACCAACTCTTCCAAGCCAAGAAGAAGTTGGAACAGGAAGTGTCCGGCTTGAAGAAGGATGTAGAAGATCTCGAACTTTCCGTCCAGAAGTCCGAACAAGACAAGGCCACCAAGGATCACCAGATCCGCAACTTGAACGATGAGATCGCCCACCAGGACGAGCTCATCAACAAGCTCAACAAGGAGAAGAAGATGCAAGGCGAGAGCAACCAGAAGACCGCGGAAGAGCTGCAAGCGGCTGAGGACAAGGTCAACCACCTCAACAAGGTCAAGCAGAAGCTCGAGCAGACCCTCGACGAGCTCGAGGACTCCTTGGAGCGCGAGAAGAAACTGCGTGGTGACGTCGAGAAGCAGAGGAGGAAGGTCGAGGGTGACCTCAAGCTCACCCAGGAAGCCGTCGCCGACCTCGAACGCAACAAGAAGGAGCTCGAACAGACCGTCCAGCGCAAGGACAAGGAAATCTCTTCCCTCACCGCCAAGCTCGAGGACGAACAGTCTCTCGTCAGCAAGACCCAGAAACAGATCAAGGAACTGCAAGCCCGCATCGAGGAATTGGAAGAGGAAGTCGAATCCGAACGCCAGGCCCGCGCTAAAGCCGAGAAGCAACGCGCCGATCTCGCTCGAGAACTCGAGGAGCTCGGTGAGCGTCTCGAGGAAGCCGGCGGCGCCACCTCTGCTCAGATCGAACTCAACAAGAAGCGCGAGGCTGAGCTCAGCAAACTCCGCCGCGACTTGGAAGAGGCCAACATCCAGCACGAGTCCACCCTCGCCAACCTCCGCAAGAAGCACAACGATGCCGTTGCTGAGATGGGCGAGCAGCTCGACCAGCTCAACAAACTTAAGTCCAA GGCTGAGAAAGAACGCGCTCAATACTTTAGCGAAGTCAATGACCTTCGCGCCGGTATCGACCACTTGTCCAACGAAAAG GCTGCCTCAGAAAAGATCATCAAGCAACTCCAACACCAGCTCAACGAGGTCCAGAACAAGGCTGATGAAGCTAACCGCACCCTCAATGACCTGGATGCCGCCAAGAAGAAGTTGTCCATCGAGAACTCTGACCTGCTCCGCCAGTTGGAGGAGGCCGAGTCCCAGGTGTCGCAGCTCTCCAAGATCAAGGTGTCGCTCACCACACAGTTGGAAGACACCAAGAGGCTCGCTGACGAAGAGGCCAGG gaACGCGCCACACTTCTTGGCAAGTTCCGTAACCTTGAACACGACTTGGACAACATCCGTGAGCAAGTGGAAGAGGAAGCCGAAGGCAAGGCTGACTTACAACGCCAGCTTTCCAAGGCTAACGCTGAAGCTCAATTATGGCGCTCCAAGTACGAGTCTGAGGGTGTCGCTCGCTCTGAGGAACTCGAGGAGGCCAAGCGCAAGCTCCAGGCCCGCCTCGCCGAAGCAGAGGAGACCATTGAATCCCTCAACCAGAAGGTCGTTGCCCTCGAAAAGACCAAGCAGCGTCTCGCTACCGAAGTGGAGGACCTGCAGCTCGAGGTCGACCGTGCCACCGCCATTGCCAATGCCGCTGAGAAGAAGCAAAAGGCCTTCGACAAAATCATTGGTGAATGGAAGCTCAAGGTTGACGACCTTGCCGCTGAACTCGATGCCAGCCAGAAGGAATGCCGCAACTACTCCACCGAACTGTTCCGCCTCAAGGGAGCTTACGAAGAAGGCCAGGAACAACTCGAGGCTGTCCGCCGCGAGAACAAAAACCTTGCCGACGAAGTTAAAGATTTACTGGACCAGATCGGTGAGGGTGGCCGCAACATTCACGAAATCGAGAAGGCCAGGAAGCGTCTCGAAGCCGAGAAGGACGAGCTCCAGGCTGCCCTCGAGGAGGCCGAAGCGGCCCTCGAACAGGAGGAGAACAAGGTCCTGCGTGCTCAGCTCGAGCTGTCCCAGGTCAGACAGGAGATTGACAGGAGGATCCAGGAGAAGGAAGAGGAATTCGAAAACACCCGCAAGAACCACCAACGCGCATTGGACTCCATGCAGGCTTCCCTCGAAGCCGAGGCTAAGGGCAAGGCGGAGGCCCTGCGCATGAAGAAGAAGCTCGAGGCTGACATCAATGAACTTGAAATCGCCCTCGACCATGCCAACAAGGCTAACGCTGAGGCTCAGAAGAACATCAAACGCTACCAGGGTCAAATCAAGGACCTCCAGACCGCATTAGAAGAGGAACAGCGTGCCCGTGACGATGCCCGCGAGCAGCTCGGTATCTCAGAGCGTCGCGCCAACGCCCTCCAGAACGAACTTGAGGAATCTCGTACACTTCTGGAACAGGCCGACCGCGCTCGTCGCCAGGCTGAACAGGAACTCGGCGATGCTCACGAACAGCTCAACGATCTCTCTGCACAGAACGGCTCACTCTCCGCTGCCAAGAGGAAACTCGAATCCGAACTCCAGACCCTACACTCCGACCTCGACGAGCTCCTCAACGAGGCTAAGAACTCCGAAGAGAAGGCGAAGAAGGCCATGGTGGACGCCGCCAGGCTCGCCGACGAGCTCCGCGCTGAGCAGGAGCACGCCCAGACACAGGAGAAACTCCGCAAAGCCCTCGAACAACAGATCAAGGAACTGCAGGTCAGGCTCGACGAGGCCGAGGCGAACGCGCTCAAGGGAGGCAAGAAGGCCATCCAGAAACTCGAACAGAGGGTACGAGAGCTGGAGAACGAGCTCGACGGTGAACAGAGAAGACACGCAGACGCACAGAAGAACCTGCGTAAGGCCGAGAGGCGTATCAAGGAACTGACTTTCCAGGGTGAGGAGGACCGCAAGAACCACGAGCGTATGCAGGACCTCGTCGACAAACTTCAGCAGAAGATCAAGACCTACAAGAGGCAGATCGAGGAAGCCGAAGAAATTGCCGCCCTCAACTTGGCCAAGTTCCGCAAGGCGCAACAGGAATTAGAGGAAGCCGAAGAAAGGGCAGACCTTGCCGAACAAGCGATCAGCAAATTCCGTGGCAAGGGACGCGCGGGATCCGCAGCGAGAGGAGTCAGTCCGGCG
- the LOC123872730 gene encoding myosin heavy chain, muscle isoform X34, translating to MPKAAVQEGEDPDPTPYLFVSLEQKRIDQSKPYDGKKACWVPDEKEGFVQGEIKATKGDLVTVTLPGGETKDFKKDLVGQVNPPKYEKCEDMSNLTYLNDASVLYNLKQRYYHKLIYTYSGLFCVAINPYKRFPVYTFRCAKLYRGKRRSEVPPHIFAISDGAYVNMLTNHENQSMLITGESGAGKTENTKKVIAYFATVGASSKKEQTTSDKKGSLEDQVVQTNPVLEAFGNAKTVRNDNSSRFGKFIRIHFGPSGKLAGADIETYLLEKARVISQQALERSYHIFYQMMSGSVKGLKDMCLLSNNVHDYNIVSQGKTTIPNVDDGEECLLTDEAFDILGFTQEEKDNVYKITAAVMHMGCMKFKQRGREEQAEADGTEDGEKVAKLLGVDVQDLYKNLLKPRIKVGNEFVTQGRNKDQVTNSVGALCKGMFDRLFKWLVKKCNETLDTKQKRQHFIGVLDIAGFEIFDYNGFEQLCINFTNEKLQQFFNHHMFVLEQEEYKQEGINWTFIDFGMDLLACIDLIEKPMGILSILEEESMFPKATDQTFVEKLNNNHLGKSAPYLKPKPPKPGCQAAHFAIGHYAGNVGYNITGWLEKNKDPLNDTVVDQFKKGQNKLLVEIFADHPGQSGQPDAGGGGKGGRGKKGGGFATVSSAYKEQLNNLMTTLRSTQPHFVRCIIPNELKQAGLIDSHLVMHQLTCNGVLEGIRICRKGFPNRMVYPDFKLRYKILAPQAVEKESDPKKIAQVILDATGLDVESYRLGHTKVFFRAGVLGQMEELRDDRLSKIISWLQAYIRGYLSRKDFKKLQEQRLALQVVQRNLRKYLQLRTWPWWKLWQRVKPLLNVSRIEDEIAKLEEKAQKAQEAFEKEEKLRKEVEALNAKLLEEKANLLASLEGEKGSLSEIQDRANKLQAQKADVESQLRDTQDRLTQEEDARNQLFQAKKKLEQEVSGLKKDVEDLELSVQKSEQDKATKDHQIRNLNDEIAHQDELINKLNKEKKMQGESNQKTAEELQAAEDKVNHLNKVKQKLEQTLDELEDSLEREKKLRGDVEKQRRKVEGDLKLTQEAVADLERNKKELEQTVQRKDKEISSLTAKLEDEQSLVSKTQKQIKELQARIEELEEEVESERQARAKAEKQRADLARELEELGERLEEAGGATSAQIELNKKREAELSKLRRDLEEANIQHESTLANLRKKHNDAVAEMGEQLDQLNKLKSKAEKERAQYFSEVNDLRAGIDHLSNEKAASEKIIKQLQHQLNEVQNKADEANRTLNDLDAAKKKLSIENSDLLRQLEEAESQVSQLSKIKVSLTTQLEDTKRLADEEARERATLLGKFRNLEHDLDNIREQVEEEAEGKADLQRQLSKANAEAQLWRSKYESEGVARSEELEEAKRKLQARLAEAEETIESLNQKVVALEKTKQRLATEVEDLQLEVDRATAIANAAEKKQKAFDKIIGEWKLKVDDLAAELDASQKECRNYSTELFRLKGAYEEGQEQLEAVRRENKNLADEVKDLLDQIGEGGRNIHEIEKARKRLEAEKDELQAALEEAEAALEQEENKVLRAQLELSQVRQEIDRRIQEKEEEFENTRKNHQRALDSMQASLEAEAKGKAEALRMKKKLEADINELEIALDHANKANAEAQKNIKRYQGQIKDLQTALEEEQRARDDAREQLGISERRANALQNELEESRTLLEQADRARRQAEQELGDAHEQLNDLSAQNGSLSAAKRKLESELQTLHSDLDELLNEAKNSEEKAKKAMVDAARLADELRAEQEHAQTQEKLRKALEQQIKELQVRLDEAEANALKGGKKAIQKLEQRVRELENELDGEQRRHADAQKNLRKAERRIKELTFQGEEDRKNHERMQDLVDKLQQKIKTYKRQIEEAEEIAALNLAKFRKAQQELEEAEERADLAEQAISKFRGKGRAGSAARGVSPAPRSRPAFDGFGTFPPRFDLGPENDF from the exons CAACCACGAGAATCAATCTATGTTGattac CGGTGAGTCTGGTGCTGGTAAGACTGAGAACACGAAAAAGGTAATCGCGTACTTCGCCACCGTCGGTGCCTCCTCGAAGAAGGAGCAGACCACCAGCGACAAGAAGGGATCTCTGGAAGACCAGGTCGTACAAACTAACCCTGTGCTTGAAGCCTTCGGTAACGCCAAGACTGTCCGTAACGACAACTCCTCCCGTTTC GGTAAATTCATCCGTATTCACTTCGGACCCTCTGGAAAACTGGCTGGTGCCGATATTGAGAcct ATCTGCTAGAGAAGGCCCGTGTCATCTCCCAACAGGCGCTCGAGCGTTCTTACCACATCTTCTACCAGATGATGTCTGGCTCCGTCAAAGGACTTAAAG ACATGTGTCTTCTGTCAAACAACGTACATGACTATAACATCGTATCGCAAGGAAAGACTACCATACCCAACGTAGATGATGGAGAGGAATGTTTGTTGACTGAC GAAGCCTTCGACATCCTGGGCTTCACCCAGGAAGAGAAGGACAACGTATACAAGATCACCGCCGCTGTCATGCACATGGGCTGCATGAAGTTCAAGCAGAGGGGTCGCGAGGAACAGGCTGAGGCCGACGGCACTGAG GACGGCGAGAAAGTCGCCAAGCTCCTCGGTGTGGACGTCCAGGACTTGTACAAGAACCTGTTGAAGCCCCGCATCAAGGTCGGAAACGAGTTCGTGACCCAGGGTCGTAACAAGGACCAGGTCACCAACTCCGTGGGTGCTCTTTGCAAGGGCATGTTCGATCGTCTCTTCAAGTGGCTCGTCAAGAAGTGTAACGAGACCCTAGACACCAAGCAGAAGAGGCAGCACTTCATCGGTGTACTGGATATTGCTGGTTTCGAAATCTTCGAC TACAACGGTTTCGAGCAACTCTGCATTAACTTCACGAATGAGAAGCTGCAACAATTCTTTAACCACCACATGTTCGTCCTCGAACAAGAGGAGTACAAGCAGGAGGGCATCAACTGGACCTTCATCGATTTCGGGATGGACTTGCTCGCTTGTATCGATCTGATCGAAAAG CCTATGGGTATCCTCTCAATTCTTGAGGAAGAGTCTATGTTCCCGAAAGCCACTGATCAGACGTTCGTGGAGAAGTTGAACAACAACCACTTGGGCAAGTCTGCTCCTTACTTGAAGCCCAAGCCCCCCAAGCCTGGTTGCCAAGCCGCTCACTTCGCTATTGGTCATTACGCCGGTAAT GTCGGTTACAACATCACTGGCTGGCTTGAGAAGAACAAGGACCCTCTTAACGACACCGTAGTCGACCAGTTCAAGAAGGGCCAGAACAAACTGTTGGTAGAGATCTTCGCTGACCATCCTGGACAGTCCGGCCAGCCTGATGCCGGTGGCGGCGGCAAGG GAGGTCGCGGTAAGAAGGGCGGTGGTTTTGCTACTGTCTCTTCCGCATACAAG GAACAACTGAACAACTTGATGACAACGCTGAGGTCGACACAGCCTCACTTCGTGCGTTGTATCATTCCCAATGAATTGAAGCAGGCCG GTCTCATCGACTCTCACCTTGTGATGCACCAGCTCACCTGTAACGGTGTGCTGGAAGGCATCCGTATTTGCCGTAAAGGTTTCCCCAACAGGATGGTCTACCCTGACTTCAAGCTCCG CTACAAGATCCTCGCTCCTCAAGCTGTGGAAAAGGAATCTGACCCCAAGAAAATCGCTCAAGTCATCTTGGATGCCACAGGCTTGGATGTCGAGTCCTATCGTCTGGGCCACACCAAG GTATTCTTCCGCGCCGGTGTCCTGGGTCAGATGGAAGAGTTGCGTGATGACAGGCTCTCCAAGATCATATCTTGGCTCCAGGCCTACATCCGTGGTTACCTCTCCAGGAAGGACTTCAAGAAACTGCAAGAACAGAG ATTGGCCCTCCAAGTCGTCCAGCGCAACTTGCGCAAGTACCTCCAGCTGCGCACCTGGCCCTGGTGGAAGCTGTGGCAGAGGGTCAAGCCCCTGCTCAACGTCTCCCGCATCGAGGACGAGATCGCG AAACTGGAAGAGAAGGCACAGAAGGCCCAGGAAGCCTTCGAGAAGGAAGAGAAGCTTCGCAAGGAAGTCGAGGCCCTCAACGCCAAACTCCTCGAAGAGAAGGCAAACCTTCTGGCTTCTCTCGAAGGCGAGAAGGGCTCGCTCTCTGAAATCCAGGACCGCGCCAACAAGCTCCAGGCGCAGAAGGCTGACGTCGAGAGCCAACTTCGG GACACACAAGACCGCCTAACTCAAGAGGAGGATGCCCGTAACCAACTCTTCCAAGCCAAGAAGAAGTTGGAACAGGAAGTGTCCGGCTTGAAGAAGGATGTAGAAGATCTCGAACTTTCCGTCCAGAAGTCCGAACAAGACAAGGCCACCAAGGATCACCAGATCCGCAACTTGAACGATGAGATCGCCCACCAGGACGAGCTCATCAACAAGCTCAACAAGGAGAAGAAGATGCAAGGCGAGAGCAACCAGAAGACCGCGGAAGAGCTGCAAGCGGCTGAGGACAAGGTCAACCACCTCAACAAGGTCAAGCAGAAGCTCGAGCAGACCCTCGACGAGCTCGAGGACTCCTTGGAGCGCGAGAAGAAACTGCGTGGTGACGTCGAGAAGCAGAGGAGGAAGGTCGAGGGTGACCTCAAGCTCACCCAGGAAGCCGTCGCCGACCTCGAACGCAACAAGAAGGAGCTCGAACAGACCGTCCAGCGCAAGGACAAGGAAATCTCTTCCCTCACCGCCAAGCTCGAGGACGAACAGTCTCTCGTCAGCAAGACCCAGAAACAGATCAAGGAACTGCAAGCCCGCATCGAGGAATTGGAAGAGGAAGTCGAATCCGAACGCCAGGCCCGCGCTAAAGCCGAGAAGCAACGCGCCGATCTCGCTCGAGAACTCGAGGAGCTCGGTGAGCGTCTCGAGGAAGCCGGCGGCGCCACCTCTGCTCAGATCGAACTCAACAAGAAGCGCGAGGCTGAGCTCAGCAAACTCCGCCGCGACTTGGAAGAGGCCAACATCCAGCACGAGTCCACCCTCGCCAACCTCCGCAAGAAGCACAACGATGCCGTTGCTGAGATGGGCGAGCAGCTCGACCAGCTCAACAAACTTAAGTCCAA GGCTGAGAAAGAACGCGCTCAATACTTTAGCGAAGTCAATGACCTTCGCGCCGGTATCGACCACTTGTCCAACGAAAAG GCTGCCTCAGAAAAGATCATCAAGCAACTCCAACACCAGCTCAACGAGGTCCAGAACAAGGCTGATGAAGCTAACCGCACCCTCAATGACCTGGATGCCGCCAAGAAGAAGTTGTCCATCGAGAACTCTGACCTGCTCCGCCAGTTGGAGGAGGCCGAGTCCCAGGTGTCGCAGCTCTCCAAGATCAAGGTGTCGCTCACCACACAGTTGGAAGACACCAAGAGGCTCGCTGACGAAGAGGCCAGG gaACGCGCCACACTTCTTGGCAAGTTCCGTAACCTTGAACACGACTTGGACAACATCCGTGAGCAAGTGGAAGAGGAAGCCGAAGGCAAGGCTGACTTACAACGCCAGCTTTCCAAGGCTAACGCTGAAGCTCAATTATGGCGCTCCAAGTACGAGTCTGAGGGTGTCGCTCGCTCTGAGGAACTCGAGGAGGCCAAGCGCAAGCTCCAGGCCCGCCTCGCCGAAGCAGAGGAGACCATTGAATCCCTCAACCAGAAGGTCGTTGCCCTCGAAAAGACCAAGCAGCGTCTCGCTACCGAAGTGGAGGACCTGCAGCTCGAGGTCGACCGTGCCACCGCCATTGCCAATGCCGCTGAGAAGAAGCAAAAGGCCTTCGACAAAATCATTGGTGAATGGAAGCTCAAGGTTGACGACCTTGCCGCTGAACTCGATGCCAGCCAGAAGGAATGCCGCAACTACTCCACCGAACTGTTCCGCCTCAAGGGAGCTTACGAAGAAGGCCAGGAACAACTCGAGGCTGTCCGCCGCGAGAACAAAAACCTTGCCGACGAAGTTAAAGATTTACTGGACCAGATCGGTGAGGGTGGCCGCAACATTCACGAAATCGAGAAGGCCAGGAAGCGTCTCGAAGCCGAGAAGGACGAGCTCCAGGCTGCCCTCGAGGAGGCCGAAGCGGCCCTCGAACAGGAGGAGAACAAGGTCCTGCGTGCTCAGCTCGAGCTGTCCCAGGTCAGACAGGAGATTGACAGGAGGATCCAGGAGAAGGAAGAGGAATTCGAAAACACCCGCAAGAACCACCAACGCGCATTGGACTCCATGCAGGCTTCCCTCGAAGCCGAGGCTAAGGGCAAGGCGGAGGCCCTGCGCATGAAGAAGAAGCTCGAGGCTGACATCAATGAACTTGAAATCGCCCTCGACCATGCCAACAAGGCTAACGCTGAGGCTCAGAAGAACATCAAACGCTACCAGGGTCAAATCAAGGACCTCCAGACCGCATTAGAAGAGGAACAGCGTGCCCGTGACGATGCCCGCGAGCAGCTCGGTATCTCAGAGCGTCGCGCCAACGCCCTCCAGAACGAACTTGAGGAATCTCGTACACTTCTGGAACAGGCCGACCGCGCTCGTCGCCAGGCTGAACAGGAACTCGGCGATGCTCACGAACAGCTCAACGATCTCTCTGCACAGAACGGCTCACTCTCCGCTGCCAAGAGGAAACTCGAATCCGAACTCCAGACCCTACACTCCGACCTCGACGAGCTCCTCAACGAGGCTAAGAACTCCGAAGAGAAGGCGAAGAAGGCCATGGTGGACGCCGCCAGGCTCGCCGACGAGCTCCGCGCTGAGCAGGAGCACGCCCAGACACAGGAGAAACTCCGCAAAGCCCTCGAACAACAGATCAAGGAACTGCAGGTCAGGCTCGACGAGGCCGAGGCGAACGCGCTCAAGGGAGGCAAGAAGGCCATCCAGAAACTCGAACAGAGGGTACGAGAGCTGGAGAACGAGCTCGACGGTGAACAGAGAAGACACGCAGACGCACAGAAGAACCTGCGTAAGGCCGAGAGGCGTATCAAGGAACTGACTTTCCAGGGTGAGGAGGACCGCAAGAACCACGAGCGTATGCAGGACCTCGTCGACAAACTTCAGCAGAAGATCAAGACCTACAAGAGGCAGATCGAGGAAGCCGAAGAAATTGCCGCCCTCAACTTGGCCAAGTTCCGCAAGGCGCAACAGGAATTAGAGGAAGCCGAAGAAAGGGCAGACCTTGCCGAACAAGCGATCAGCAAATTCCGTGGCAAGGGACGCGCGGGATCCGCAGCGAGAGGAGTCAGTCCGGCG